A region from the Benincasa hispida cultivar B227 chromosome 10, ASM972705v1, whole genome shotgun sequence genome encodes:
- the LOC120087694 gene encoding uncharacterized protein LOC120087694 — protein sequence MESVNFYDIRAEKANAILKYRQLRKIANLFRFIELCLILVVISRFSSHLPTAFKNSSEYFRYLSVTLISPRFVFLIGNAIVITLFAKSGQFSAKDPSKKNSVADLYEEFIQNSEKNQKTRRAEIEYRIKQIDDSRGDSSISVKKIVNPQEIKRYQRSKSEKMEVVQRENLDRELRRSETEKFKKIVGLREDRRNSSYPEDGMSNEEFRQTVEAFIARQQRLRREEEFCGF from the coding sequence ATGGAGTCCGTCAATTTCTACGACATAAGAGCGGAGAAAGCGAACGCGATTCTCAAGTATCGACAGCTCAGAAAGATCGCTAACCTGTTTCGATTCATCGAGTTATGTTTGATTCTCGTCGTGATCTCGAGATTTTCCAGCCATTTGCCGACCGCCTTCAAGAACTCCAGCGAGTACTTCCGCTACTTGTCGGTGACATTGATCAGTCCTCGCTTCGTGTTTCTGATCGGAAACGCAATAGTCATCACTCTTTTCGCTAAATCTGGACAGTTCTCTGCTAAGGATCCGAGCAAGAAGAATTCGGTTGCCGATCTTTACGAGGAGTTCATCCAAAACAGCGAGAAGAATCAGAAAACTCGACGCGCTGAGATCGAGTATCGGATCAAACAGATCGATGACAGCCGCGGTGATTCCTCGATATCTGTCAAGAAAATCGTCAATCCTCAAGAAATTAAGCGTTATCAAAGGAGTAAATCGGAGAAAATGGAGGTCGTACAGCGAGAGAATCTGGATCGTGAATTGCGACGATCGGAGACGGAGAAATTCAAGAAAATCGTCGGATTGAGGGAAGACAGAAGAAATAGCTCGTATCCGGAAGATGGAATGAGCAACGAGGAGTTCCGGCAGACGGTGGAGGCGTTCATAGCGCGGCAGCAGAGGTTGCGAAGGGAGGAAGAATTCTGTGGGTTTTAG
- the LOC120088401 gene encoding bifunctional dihydrofolate reductase-thymidylate synthase 1-like: protein MAGDPLTSSNGIANVNAPPDPRRTYQVVVAASENMGIGKDGKLPWRLPSDLKFFKNITTTTSDHGKRNAILMGRKTWESIPAEHRPLPGRLNVVLTRSGSFDIATVENVIICGSITSALELLAASPYCLSIEKVFVVGGGEILREALNAPECDAIHITEVETNIECDTFIPAIDKSMFQPWYSSFPVVENNLRYSFTSYVRVRSSTEPPIDQNNGLVSHNKPDFSNFEAKKFSFLPKEIFEKHEEYLYLNLVQEIISNGIPKDDRTGTGTLSRFGCQMRYNLRKTFPLLTTKKVFWRGVVEELLWFISGSTNANVLQEKGIHIWDGNASRDYLDSIGLREREEGDLGPVYGFQWRHFGARYTDMHADYTGQGFDQLLDVINKIKNNPDDRRIILSAWNPSDLKLMALPPCHMFAQFYVANGELSCQMYQRSADMGLGVPFNIASYALLTCMIAHVCGLARGDFIHVIGDAHVYRTHVRPLQEQLQKLPKPFPILKINPEKKDIDSFVSDDFELTGYDPHEKIAMKMAV, encoded by the exons ATGGCCGGTGATCCCTTGACAAGCTCTAATGGCATTGCCAATGTCAATGCACCACCTGATCCACGGAGGACTTATCAAGTTGTTGTAGCTGCTTCTGAAAATATGGGCATCGGTAAGGATGGGAAACTACCATGGAGGTTGCCTTCTgatctcaaattttttaaaaacataaccACAACAACATCAGATCATGGGAAAAGGAATGCAATTCTAATGGGTCGTAAAACATGGGAGAGTATTCCTGCTGAGCATCGGCCACTACCTGGTCGTCTGAATGTTGTTCTGACTCGCTCTGGAAGTTTTGACATTGCAACTGTtgaaaatgttataatatgtgGTAGTATAACGTCTGCTTTGGAATTATTAGCAGCTTCTCCTTACTGTTTGTCAATAGAGAAAGTGTTTGTTGTAGGTGGTGGTGAGATATTAAG GGAGGCTCTGAACGCCCCTGAATGTGATGCTATCCACATTACTGAAGTTGAGACAAATATTGAATGTGACACCTTCATACCAGCTATTGACAAGTCTATGTTTCAGCCATGGTACTCATCCTTTCCTGTGGTGGAAAATAACTTGCGATATTCATTCACTAGTTATGTTCGTGTGAGGAGCTCAACTGAACCCCCCATTGATCAGAACAATGGTCTGGTCTCTCATAACAAGCCTGATTTTTCTAACTTTGAGGCTAAGAAGTTCTCTTTCCTACCTAAGGAGATTTTTGAGAAGCATGAGGAGTACTTGTACCTAAATCTTGTTCAAGAAATCATCTCAAATGGTATTCCTAAGGATGATAGAACAGGAACAGGTACATTGTCAAGATTTGGTTGCCAG ATGCGGTACAACTTGCGCAAAACTTTTCCACTGCTTACAACTAAG AAAGTATTTTGGCGAGGGGTTGTCGAAGAACTTCTTTGGTTCATCAGTGGTTCAACCAATGCAAAT GTTCTTCAGGAGAAAGGCATTCATATATGGGATGGCAACGCATCCAGAGATTACCTCGATAG TATTGGTTTAAGAGAAAGGGAGGAAGGCGACTTGGGACCTGTGTATGGGTTCCAGTGGCGGCATTTTGGTGCTAG GTATACGGACATGCATGCTGACTACACTGGTCAAGGATTTGATCAGTTGCTAGATGTAATTAACAAGATAAAAAATAATCCTGATGACCGGAGGATCATTCTTTCTGCGTGGAATCCATCTGATCTCAAACTGATGGCACTTCCTCCTTGCCACATGTTTGCTCAG TTTTACGTTGCGAATGGGGAGTTATCATGTCAAATGTATCAGCGCTCTGCTGATATGGGCCTTGGCGTTCcatttaatattgcatcatatgctcTTCTGACTTGCATGATTGCTCATGTCTGTG GTCTTGCTCGAGGCGACTTCATACATGTGATTGGAGATGCTCATGTTTACCGTACTCATGTTAGGCCATTGCAGGAGCAGCTTCAGAAACTCCCCAAACCGTTCCCC ATTTTGAAGATAAATCCCGAGAAGAAGGATATCGATTCTTTTGTGTCAGATGATTTTGAACTAACAGGTTATGACCCTCATGAGAAGATAGCAATGAAAATGGCAGTATAG